A genomic region of Plasmodium malariae genome assembly, chromosome: 14 contains the following coding sequences:
- the PmUG01_14083300 gene encoding osmiophilic body protein, putative produces MKVTLGALFFYLLFIFAKCHNDLNFEKIIKYLKETKLIPEYVPDKLEGAIQIVPPYLIYNYKGKIYYLHNNVDISVVEGNNEEILLTDKEIDEDKAEECHPVPPEEILPPKSEPIPLSIPEEETDLSIIAPVDEDEDLKGMLVDEETGILVPKSSSEIVDTGIKTPVEFQLPAVHELTNEQKEKNTTIYFYNKEGTIFQLKDIIQYKENDQIFKNLGLDYQRFYEESLNEEEEKKKVTTATHNVEMNTYDNFIKALHILLKGDDGKKHYTINNVSKNDIQLFLKEAYINIHNSLKRYVLFSGYSFEDYTYPVDSFSLDNLLNDFFFLTNDNFYSNGSFKNIVNKIKYISTAKDKVSVKKIERTVKRFLRENNLEVIDIKLVHHLFSRNNILNYNENDLIKYAIDLVNISQINISPRVIASIFAYFLQKINIDLMPNYVTMSKNNYTLFMENNDLLIKIELLYREIFKNFFKYTLPADEGDEDEDIKKKETHEKALSMAPWAPNLYSQFDSTYDFLSFKYGLVLFYNSYHKIINYFEENAKIKQIMNIHRKTKKIDTLDKFLNILISLFPINGNSAIASRLSFLSEEKPLKRTLSSIDAFDDDKDDDTEEEEEASKNEQKKKEFKKQIEAELGEERKTLVAQIEEEKTRKKKEEEESIATTDSKHELETQKLEKDEVQQEISQDEEFDRKYEEDYKDELEYIKEREGGSQHTDKPNGDSHSLSTPSFYYNTARKYIYDVMDRSFKDTINLGYQFANEVDKKLREVYTLLKRGSTPNYDELREESIQNGDKLFDQLKEKIKNKENQKNINIYKTEIETELNQIQKKTNGKYMIIEGIISEKYEQYKENVIKLCNKRFYTNFRKMLGKKKMEMLKEFRAALKHALRIVKDFAPSYNEQEYTDTFTKIYEEKKKLYKQEYSKSRRLISKKLDANFHIHLKEHFENKEVIIHQNLQQIREYFLKKIDSIIMELYNDMSVELQIDRLKLKNEKKNIYEKIINIQQEEINFPKDLRALEDNLKQLERENPLKLKEKQDALNNDIANLKEKVQKNKSELLLLKTAFTTVSQQYEQINTKMEVVQELEKKLRLFKYDILKEYKERQLKAEAFVKGANTLSEIYERIETITNYLYLTLEDIYVDETETKLQLTIVKNKKKNVELDIKIIEKFHEINPDEEKMAKNKLNKESSKALDEEITKLKDNLKKLEVKKDIIVHELNYITSDAVHKVPETMKVLLPIELDTHEKKAFEDFVRTLTQDIEVYNSAFKIFIMTIDGNLHEDEDDLIYSYNYMKLAQDKKNRNEKYEVHYERNIQIFSTKVQAFHIDFKNYISLRKKIETDKENEETLLYLERNDIHLENMVHKLKSNMHKNVPDFSYLLTNPVYMTDKINNEKEEAAQAYKSLLETYKNLQTDGNLISEDYRNWIHHDMLYKLTSQRLLVYKAIEKKYIQRSKDVYQNSYDPNKVKEKRIDEVIYDVQTNTYLSTPVMLQYGGEIIWGDPYDKRKYLRVIKEEEKYPYALKEIKDIYVLNKIIKDKLIKSGKLEQFKEYMNSQVYTIVEEKHTASYLFEKEDLDKLNLLTLEGRLIPGNLKNFFTHFNLPDTWKNISEIMDTASEYLKQTDMSYDAIIEIIKFLKENPNVINIRDIITLSENIMNTSNIYFMKPDTLSIYILSVLEMLGIQVQMDDIHKRDTKSKVIIYLNILKSHYKRKEIKTQLQDYVVKFLLPQEILESATYNPKLYELIVAMNQGMDANPILYDNFKKNNLEFYTEFFKAFKLGMNDFIDFFLSKAVSLYPVMTTTEHFLSLYSTAEKRIFLYEIYGYNLASFNTIITKFFYALNPGLREVINDYHLRADELCYKEFKNFDLGEIFTFVKSNLINKLYNNYLKKHKYAAVPPLHALWRLFFYITNKEFLTYSKIKGVVERYFSASIFDRNTKQMIVKLAYSFLTRMNYLSSSYFDSDIEKLINQNDLSLFTEFHTLLNKLNFLFYCKNDKKYLERYIPTNLYENNNTFKIDATLLYREFLNSLPPYVRRPVLNFFETDFIDVTSKLLIHFFTYVQKLIGTEKDPFESEENNKVETFFRLKYRFTKNKNVLEDTYKEFAEHKRGQKENPIILSRRVKYEHSNKKVIYKQYLDMEDIISEKSFISLMQLLLKESISFAELNTHFANFMKKNNFLFPKFDVLKKVIIESEDENFYPNLYKFFYDKFQQLKISQPIQDIYYLFIKKLMEYSIAPASMIKNDVQRDLDDELTIKYYTYIHFLQNLFKCLFDFYNFDDTNNCAQFGNFTNEPLTFEQKILNIMQAPFVDTTKRVTHSPVTEKYKMDNEAIYTHFVKQFIPSSELLDKEELQAEVFKFRFFVSEITKFVIKTILSNMPSSYILSISYEDLNIHLDDILEDMHTYFTTVRKIKQPQEEELPAYPNVKGTVNNFMKNNKEEEKYVPIVQFENIKYYLDNHITEFLLKNNAVFKFFNEFIKNIDKFKQYFPSLSELYLFIDKRVSIINSINHPYYTKRAKTQTIIHVFVDFFKSFGIDLYQL; encoded by the coding sequence ATGAAAGTAACCCTGGGTGcactatttttttacttattgtTCATTTTTGCTAAATGCCATAATgatttaaattttgaaaagatAATTAAGTATCTTAAAGAAACGAAACTAATACCTGAATACGTACCAGATAAATTAGAAGGCGCAATACAAATAGTGCCCCCTTATTTAATCTATAACTacaaaggaaaaatttattatttacataataatgtTGATATATCTGTAGTAGAAGGAAATAACGAGGAAATACTTCTTACAGATAAAGAAATTGACGAAGATAAAGCAGAAGAATGTCATCCTGTGCCCCCTGAAGAAATATTACCACCCAAATCTGAACCAATTCCTCTCTCAATCCCAGAAGAAGAAACAGATTTAAGCATCATTGCACCTGTTGATGAAGATGAGGATTTAAAGGGCATGCTCGTTGATGAAGAAACAGGAATTCTGGTACCTAAAAGTAGTTCAGAAATAGTAGATACAGGAATAAAAACTCCGGTTGAATTTCAATTACCAGCAGTACATGAACTAACGAATGaacagaaagaaaaaaatacgaccatttatttttataacaaagAAGGTACTATATTTCAACTAAAAGATATTATTCAATATAAAGAGAATGatcaaatatttaaaaaccTAGGATTAGATTACCAACGATTTTACGAAGAATCattaaatgaagaagaagaaaaaaagaaagttaCTACTGCTACCCATAATGTAGAAATGAATACTTATGATAATTTCATAAAAGCATTACATATACTACTCAAGGGAGATGAtggaaaaaaacattataccATAAACAATGTATCTAAGAATGatattcaattatttttaaaagaagcctatataaatatacacaacTCTTTAAAGAGGTATGTGCTGTTCAGTGGTTACTCCTTTGAAGATTATACCTACCCTGTAGATTCATTTTCTCTAGATAATTTGTTAAatgacttttttttcttaacaaaTGATAACTTTTATAGCAATGGGTCCttcaaaaatatagtaaataaaattaaatacatatcAACTGCAAAAGATAAAGTaagtgtaaaaaaaatagaaaggaCTGTTAAACGCTTCTTACGTGAGAATAATTTAGAAGTCATAGACATCAAGTTAGTTCATCATTTATTCTCCAGAAATAACATTctaaattataatgaaaatgatcTAATTAAATATGCCATAGATTTAGTAAACATCTCTCAGATAAATATATCACCTAGGGTTATTGCTTCtatatttgcttattttttacaaaaaattaacatagaCCTTATGCCGAACTATGTAACAATGtcgaaaaataattatacattatttatggaaaataatgatttattaattaaGATCGAGTTATTATATagagaaatttttaaaaatttctttaaatataccTTACCTGCAGATGAAGGAGATGAAGatgaagatataaaaaagaaagaaacaCATGAAAAGGCCTTATCTATGGCTCCATGGGCTCCAAATCTGTATTCCCAATTTGATAGCACCTATGATTTCTTATCATTCAAATATGgattagtattattttataattcctACCATAAAATTATCAACTACTTTGAAGAGAATGctaaaataaagcaaataatgaatattcacagaaaaacaaaaaaaattgatacccttgataaatttttaaatatactaaTAAGTCTATTTCCAATAAATGGAAATTCAGCTATTGCAAGCcgattatcttttttaagtGAAGAAAAACCGTTGAAAAGGACTCTAAGCAGCATAGATGCATTTGATGATGACAAAGATGACGATAcagaggaagaagaagaggcatcaaaaaatgaacagaaaaaaaaagaattcaaAAAACAAATAGAAGCAGAATTAGGCGAAGAAAGAAAAACTCTTGTAGCTCAGatagaagaagaaaaaactaggaaaaaaaaagaagaagaagaatcAATTGCAACAACGGATAGTAAACATGAACTAGAAACacaaaaattagaaaaagatGAAGTACAGCAAGAAATATCGCAAGACGAAGAATTCGAtagaaaatatgaagaagatTATAAAGACGAATTGGAATACATTAAAGAACGAGAAGGTGGTTCACAGCATACAGATAAACCAAACGGTGATTCTCATAGCTTATCAACTccatcattttattataatactgctcgaaaatatatatatgatgtaATGGATAGATCTTTTAAAGACACAATTAATTTAGGGTATCAGTTTGCTAATGAAGTAGATAAAAAATTGCGCGAAGTGTAtactttattaaaaagagGTTCAACCCCTAATTATGATGAACTAAGGGAAGAATCAATACAAAATGGagataaattatttgatcagctgaaagaaaaaataaaaaataaagaaaatcaaaaaaatataaatatatacaaaacaGAGATAGAAACAGAACTTAatcaaatacaaaaaaagacaaatggaaaatatatgataatagAAGGTATAATTTcggaaaaatatgaacagtatAAAGAGAATGtcattaaattatgtaataaaagattttatacaaattttagaaaaatgttagggaaaaaaaaaatggaaatgctAAAAGAATTTAGAGCTGCTTTAAAACATGCACTTCGAATAGTAAAAGATTTTGCACCTAGTTATAATGAGCAAGAATATACAGATACCTTTACTAAAatttatgaagaaaaaaaaaaattgtacaaaCAGGAATATTCAAAATCAAGAAGGTTAATTTCCAAAAAATTAGATGCTAACTTTCATATTCATCTAAAGGAgcattttgaaaataaagaagtgaTCATTCACCAAAATCTTCAACAAATAagagaatattttttgaaaaaaattgatagcATCATTATGGAACTGTACAATGATATGTCTGTTGAATTACAAATAGACAGATTAAAgcttaaaaatgaaaagaaaaatatatatgaaaaaattataaatatacaacaaGAAGAGATAAATTTCCCTAAAGACTTAAGGGCACTAGAGGATAATTTAAAGCAACTAGAACGTGAAAATCCTCTTAAGTTGAAGGAAAAACAAGATGcattaaataatgatatagcAAATCTGAAGGAAAAGGTACAGAAAAACAAAAGCGAATTGCTTTTACTTAAAACCGCATTTACCACCGTATCTCAACAATATGAACAGATTAACACTAAAATGGAGGTAGTACaagaattagaaaaaaaactCAGATTGTTTAAATATGACATACTCAAGGAATATAAAGAAAGGCAGCTAAAAGCTGAAGCATTTGTAAAAGGAGCAAATACCCTATCTGAAATATATGAACGTATAGAAACTATAACTAATTATCTATATCTCACTTTAGaggatatatatgtagatgAAACAGAAACGAAGCTACAATTAACCAtagttaaaaataagaaaaaaaatgtagaattggacataaaaataatagaaaagtTTCATGAAATTAATCcagatgaagaaaaaatggcaaagaacaaattaaataaagagaGCTCAAAAGCGTTAGATGaagaaataacaaaattaaaagataatctaaaaaaattagaggtgaaaaaagatataattgtacacgaattaaattatataacaagTGATGCCGTGCATAAAGTGCCTGAAACTATGAAGGTGCTACTTCCTATAGAATTAGATACgcatgaaaaaaaagcatttgAAGATTTTGTAAGAACTCTAACACAAGATATAGAAGTATATAACAGTgctttcaaaatatttattatgacCATAGATGGAAATTTACATGAAGATGAAGatgatttaatttattcttataacTATATGAAATTAGCTCAGGATAAAAAGAATaggaatgaaaaatatgaagtaCATTATGAAAGAAATATACAGATATTTAGCACAAAAGTGCAAGCATTTCATATagatttcaaaaattatataagtttaagaaaaaaaatagaaacagACAAGGAGAATGAAGAAACACTTCTCTACCTAGAACGAAATGATATCCATTTGGAAAATATGGTGCATAAGTTGAAAAGTAACATGCACAAAAATGTTCCTGATTTTAGTTATCTTTTGACAAATCCTGTATACATGACAGATAAGATAAACaatgaaaaagaagaggCTGCTCAAGCCTATAAGTCATTACTAGAAACGTATAAGAATCTACAAACAGATGGAAATTTAATTAGTGAAGATTATCGAAATTGGATTCATCACGATATGCTTTATAAACTTACATCCCAAAGGCTACTAGTATATAAGGCAATAGAAAAGAAATACATACAAAGATCAAAGGATGTATATCAGAATTCTTATGATCCAAATAAAgttaaggaaaaaagaatagaTGAAGTAATATATGATGTTCAAACAAACACTTATTTGTCTACCCCTGTAATGTTACAATATGGAGGGGAGATTATTTGGGGAGATCCATATGATaagagaaaatatttaagagtaataaaagaggaagaaaaatatCCGTATgctttaaaagaaataaaagatatctacgttttaaataaaataattaaggaTAAGCTGATAAAAAGTGGAAAACTAGAACaatttaaagaatatatgaATTCTCAAGTATATACTATAGTAGAGGAAAAACATACAGCATCATATTTATTCGAAAAGGAAGATTTAGATAaacttaatttattaacacTTGAAGGACGATTGATACCaggaaatttaaaaaacttttttactCATTTTAATTTACCTGATACATGGAAAAACATAAGTGAAATTATGGACACAGCATCAGAGTATTTGAAACAAACAGACATGAGTTATGATGCAATTATCGagattataaaatttttgaaagaaAATCCAAATGTAATTAACATAAGAGATATAATAACACTAAgtgaaaatattatgaacacgtctaatatatattttatgaaaccTGATACGTTGtccatttatatattgtcTGTCTTAGAAATGTTAGGAATACAAGTACAAATGGATGATATACACAAAAGAGATACCAAATCTAAggtaataatttatttgaatattcttaaaagtcattataaaagaaaagaaataaaaactcAGCTTCAAGATTATGTAGTGAAGTTTTTATTACCACAAGAAATTCTAGAATCTGCTACTTATAATCCTAAATTGTATGAACTAATAGTAGCTATGAATCAGGGTATGGATGCGAATCCtatattatatgataattttaaaaaaaataatttggaATTTTATACcgaattttttaaagcttTTAAACTAGGAATGAATGATTTTATagattttttcctttcaaaAGCAGTTAGTTTATATCCTGTAATGACAACAACTGAGCATTTTTTGAGTCTCTACAGTACAgcagaaaaaagaatattcctttatgaaatatatggTTATAATTTGGCAAGTTTTAACActattataacaaaatttttctaTGCACTTAACCCTGGGCTGAGGGAGGTCATAAATGATTACCATCTTAGAGCAGATGAATTATGTTAcaaagaatttaaaaattttgaccTTGGGGAAATTTTTACCTTTGTAAAGTCTAATTTAatcaataaattatataataattatttaaaaaaacataaatatgcTGCAGTACCTCCTCTTCATGCTCTCTGGAGATTATTCTTCTATATCACTAATAAAGAATTCCTTAcgtatagtaaaataaaaggtgTTGTTGAACGATACTTTTCTGCTAGCATATTTGATAGAAATACGAAACAAATGATTGTAAAACTTGCATATTCATTCTTAACTCGAATGAATTATTTATCTTCTTCTTATTTTGATAGTGATATAGAAAAACTTATCAACCAAAATGACCTTAGTCTATTTACTGAATTCCATACCTTATTAAATAAActtaatttccttttttattgtaaaaatgataagaaatatttagaaaGATATATACCTACTAATTtgtatgaaaataataatacatttaagaTAGACGCTACGTTACTGTACCgtgaatttttaaattctttacCTCCTTATGTTAGAAGACCTGTTCTGAACTTTTTCGAAACGGATTTCATAGATGTAACGTCCAAACTTCTGatccatttttttacttatgtaCAGAAACTCATAGGTACTGAAAAAGATCCATTCGAATCtgaggaaaataataaagtagaAACCTTTTTCCGATTAAAATACcgttttacaaaaaataaaaatgtacttGAAGATACTTATAAAGAATTCGCTGAACATAAAAGAGGGCAAAAAGAAAATCCTATTATTCTTTCTAGAAGAGTTAAATATGAACATTCTAATAAGAAAGTTATATACAAACAATACCTAGACATGGAAGACATTATCAGTGAAAAGTCCTTCATTTCATTGATGCAATTACTCTTAAAGGAAAGTATAAGCTTTGCAGAATTAAATACACATTTTGCAAATTTTATGaagaaaaacaattttttatttcccaaatttgatgttttaaaaaaggtaATAATCGAATCAGAggatgaaaatttttaccCAAACTTGTACAAATTCTTTTATGATAAATTTCAGCAGTTGAAAATTTCACAGCCAATacaagatatatattatcttttcaTCAAAAAGTTGATGGAGTACTCAATTGCCCCTGCATCCATGATAAAGAATGATGTACAACGAGACCTAGATGATGAATtaacaattaaatattatacatatatacactttttacaaaatctatttaaatgtttattcgatttttataattttgatgATACAAACAATTGTGCGCAGTTTGGTAATTTCACAAATGAACCATTAACCTTTGAACAAAAAATCCTGAACATCATGCAGGCTCCTTTTGTTGACACTACTAAACGTGTTACACATAGTCCCGTTACAGAGAAATACAAAATGGATAACGAAGCAATTTACACACATTTCGTTAAGCAGTTTATCCCATCTAGTGAATTGTTAGATAAAGAAGAATTGCAAGCAGAAGTTTTCAAATTTAGATTCTTTGTATCAGAAATAACAAAGTTTGTAATAAAAACGATTTTGTCAAATATGCCATctagttatatattatccATTAGTTATGAAGATTTGAACATACACTTAGATGATATACTTGAAGACATGCACACCTACTTTACCACTGTTCGAAAAATCAAACAACCACAGGAAGAAGAATTACCAGCATATCCTAATGTCAAAGGTactgtaaataattttatgaaaaataataaagaagaagaaaaatatgtaccAATAGTacaatttgaaaatataaaatattacctAGACAATCATATTAcagaatttttattaaaaaataatgcagtatttaaattttttaatgaatttataaaaaatatagacaAATTTAAACAATACTTCCCATCCTTATCTgaactatatttatttattgacAAGCGTGTAAGTATCATTAATTCAATTAATCATCCTTACTATACCAAACGGGCAAAAACACAGACCATCATTCACGTTTTTGTGGATTTCTTCAAAAGCTTTGGAATTGACCTTTACCAGTTGTGA
- the PmUG01_14083200 gene encoding rRNA-processing protein, putative → MFEQMAPLGNNKNLNILETISPEPISVLSYVNEVMENKRREKVAKNNHLIEWGYMKKTEKTEELKLQWKLIQHENLYTKNEYQKIKKDEKMPNFFQVATLVNGNDKIKVGAGKESQSLHTSNKRKKKCLSALQLFEKDKEMKEWCVKKYTKIQTQKNIGGKSFVRKQRKQLLSMQKA, encoded by the coding sequence atgttTGAACAAATGGCGCCACTAggtaataacaaaaatttaaacattttagaAACAATAAGCCCGGAACCCATATCAGTACTAAGTTATGTAAACGAAGTAATGGAAAATAAGAGAAGAGAAAAAGTAGCgaaaaataatcatttaaTTGAATGGGGATATATGAAGAAGACTGAGAAAACAGAGGAATTAAAATTGCAGTGGAAATTAATTCAACATGAAAacttatatacaaaaaatgaatatcaaaaaataaaaaaagatgaaaaaatgcCAAACTTTTTTCAAGTAGCTACATTAGTAAATGGCaatgacaaaataaaagttgGAGCTGGAAAAGAATCGCAGTCCTTGCATACATCCAAtaagagaaagaaaaagtgCTTATCTGCCTTGCAATTATTTGAAAAGGACAAAGAAATGAAAGAATGGtgtgtaaaaaaatacacgAAAATTCAGACTCAGAAAAATATCGGGGGAAAGTCCTTCGTTCGAAAGCAGAGGAAGCAGCTGCTCAGCATGCAGAAGGCATAA